Proteins encoded together in one Branchiostoma floridae strain S238N-H82 chromosome 18, Bfl_VNyyK, whole genome shotgun sequence window:
- the LOC118405606 gene encoding N-acetylglutamate synthase, mitochondrial-like isoform X4 — MQILLQKKASFWHRRMHCLLMYSASECASSSKTGSATSPELQRKRLLKTSSALSQCPVHGMLTAKPLSPDEQGARSKATGQGGAKEESSVGYACQKWLHDSTESKDGLSYLRSDVSMSDNRPSSIGRASLAKANAARHGGATVGEASHFSCGLVGCECQTVSNTPPRFVGIWKSKLDSTYSHAEKAWKGGATGFTPGKKDADGPKLQCSCQNSRFALCKDGSEVYWVNSFQKAGNTNTNFAQNAARKYSAGLLSASLNKKFSPTQPVGRCGYATSAAQPVIERSPAVVSKTSRVMATLQSAYMLPMSFMNGAAHDLKRFLEEVGTDPKEARYWLKQFQRSTDADHPFAVVQVDQEVFTKPEMLEGLGSCLAFLHRHDMKPVIVHGCTVPEEVEMTPQVLYNVKNQLVEDSMRMVNVLEAQGAPARPLFSGGCILEAEPKNPLSADLRGVVKEVNPEPLKWCLRSGHIPVISTLGETSTGQVMTIDSSEATEQISQILAPLKVMFLNTQGGIVDRGDQTVVQVNLPADLESLLQQPWCTPAIKKKVLRISELLNKLPPESSVVITSANAVLTELFTHHGSGTFFKNTEPIKKYQNLADVDLKRLNELLRRSFGRVLKDDYWERLQGRLNTLYLSEGYNAAAIVTNEQVDGMPYLDKFSVSTQIQTDEKARAREGEYYYQEQLEGQGTSEMLWEHVRRDFKSLFWRSRGSNKINPWYFKRSEGSWSDGQWTVFWYGVSQPKLSYELVDFAAKLPSSFTEDDDIGSKASIAE; from the exons ATGCAGATCCTTCTGCAGAAGAAGGCGTCCTTCTGGCACCGCCGCATGCACTGTCTGCTGATGTACTCCGCCTCCGAGTGCGCCTCCAGCAGCAAGACGGGCTCAGCCACGTCACCTGAGCTACAGCGGAAGCGTCTGCTCAAGACGTCTAGTGCCTTATCTCAATGTCCCGTTCACGGGATGCTCACCGCCAAGCCCCTGTCTCCAGATGAGCAGGGTGCGCGCAGTAAAGCCACTGGCCAAGGAGGTGCCAAGGAAGAAAGCAGCGTGGGGTACGCCTGTCAGAAGTGGCTACACGACAGCACTGAAAGCAAAGACGGGTTGTCGTACCTTCGCTCTGACGTCAGCATGAGCGATAACAGACCGAGCTCGATTGGCCGCGCGAGCCTGGCGAAGGCAAACGCTGCTCGTCACGGAGGAGCAACTGTTGGCGAGGCCTCCCACTTCTCGTGCGGTCTCGTCGGCTGTGAGTGCCAAACGGTTTCTAACACCCCTCCCAGATTTGTAGGCATATGGAAGAGTAAGCTGGACAGTACCTATAGTCATGCCGAGAAGGCCTGGAAGGGTGGAGCGACTGGTTTTACACCAGGAAAAAAGGACGCGGATGGGCCGAAACTGCAGTGCTCCTGTCAAAACAGTCGTTTTGCTCTCTGCAAGGATGGAAGTGAAGTGTACTGGGTGAACAGTTTTCAAAAAGCTGGTAATACAAACACAAATTTCGCTCAAAATGCTGCTAGGAAGTACAGCGCCGGACTGCTCTCGGCGTCTCTCAACAAGAAGTTTAGCCCGACCCAGCCAGTTGGACGGTGTGGCTATGCGACGTCTGCAGCACAGCCAGTGATCGAGCGATCGCCGGCCGTGGTGTCAAAGACGAGTCGCGTGATGGCTACACTGCAGTCTGCGTACATGCTGCCCATGTCCTTCATGAACGGAGCAGCTCACGACCTGAAGAGATTCCTGGAAGAG GTTGGCACAGACCCTAAGGAGGCACGCTATTGGCTGAAACAGTTCCAGCGTTCCACTGATGCAGACCACCCGTTTGCTGTTGTACAGGTGGACCAGGAGGTGTTCACTAAACCTGAGATG CTTGAGGGTCTAGGGTCGTGCCTGGCGTTCCTACATCGCCACGACATGAAGCCAGTTATCGTGCACGGATGCACCGTACCGGAGGAAGTGGAGATGACTCCACAAGTTTTGTAT AATGTGAAGAACCAGCTGGTAGAAGACAGTATGCGGATGGTGAACGTGCTGGAGGCCCAGGGCGCCCCCGCTCGCCCGCTCTTCAGCGGAGGCTGCATCCTGGAGGCCGAGCCGAAGAACCCTCTCAG TGCTGACTTGAGGGGAGTTGTTAAGGAGGTTAACCCAGAACCACTGAAGTGGTGTTTGAG ATCTGGACACATCCCTGTCATCAGCACCCTCGGAGAGACGTCTACCGGACAGGTCATGACCATCGACTCCTCCGAGGCCACCGAGCAGATCTCACAGATCCTCGCCCCCCTCAAAGTCATGTTCTTAAACACCCAGGGGGGCATTGTGGACAGGGGTGACCAG ACTGTTGTTCAAGTGAATCTTCCCGCCGATCTAGAAAGTCTTCTACAGCAGCCCTGGTGCACTCCAGCTATCAAAAAGAAG GTGCTGCGTATATCAGAACTGCTGAACAAGCTGCCTCCCGAGTCCTCTGTGGTCATCACATCAGCCAATGCTGTGCTGACTGAGCTCTTCACCCACCATG GATCAGGGACGTTCTTCAAGAACACAGAACCCATCAAGAAGTACCAGAACCTGGCAGATGTGGATCTGAAGCGTCTGAACGAGCTCCTTCGCAG GTCTTTTGGCCGAGTTCTGAAGGACGACTACTGGGAGAGACTGCAGGGTCGACTGAACACATTGTACCTGTCTGAGGG GTACAATGCTGCTGCCATTGTGACCAATGAGCAGGTGGATGGAATGCCATACCTGGACAAGTTTTCTGTCAGCACACAGATACAG ACTGATGAAAAGGCTAGGGCCAGGGAAGGGGAGTATTACTACCAAGAGCAACTAGAG GGCCAGGGTACCAGTGAGATGCTGTGGGAACATGTGCGGCGGGACTTCAAGTCTCTCTTCTGGCGTTCACGAGGGAGCAACAAGATAAACCCATG GTACTTCAAGAGATCTGAAGGCAGCTGGAGTGATGGACAGTGGACAGTGTTCTGGTACGGAGTGTCCCAGCCCAAACTGTCCTACGAACTGGTCGACTTTGCTGCAAAGCTGCCGTCTTCCTTTACAGAGG ATGATGACATTGGTTCCAAGGCATCGATTGCAGAATGA
- the LOC118405606 gene encoding N-acetylglutamate synthase, mitochondrial-like isoform X2 yields MQILLQKKASFWHRRMHCLLMYSASECASSSKTGSATSPELQRKRLLKTSSALSQCPVHGMLTAKPLSPDEQGARSKATGQGGAKEESSVGYACQKWLHDSTESKDGLSYLRSDVSMSDNRPSSIGRASLAKANAARHGGATVGEASHFSCGLVGCECQTVSNTPPRFVGIWKSKLDSTYSHAEKAWKGGATGFTPGKKDADGPKLQCSCQNSRFALCKDGSEVYWVNSFQKAGNTNTNFAQNAARKYSAGLLSASLNKKFSPTQPVGRCGYATSAAQPVIERSPAVVSKTSRVMATLQSAYMLPMSFMNGAAHDLKRFLEEVGTDPKEARYWLKQFQRSTDADHPFAVVQVDQEVFTKPEMLEGLGSCLAFLHRHDMKPVIVHGCTVPEEVEMTPQVLYNVKNQLVEDSMRMVNVLEAQGAPARPLFSGGCILEAEPKNPLSADLRGVVKEVNPEPLKWCLRSGHIPVISTLGETSTGQVMTIDSSEATEQISQILAPLKVMFLNTQGGIVDRGDQHQTMELLTGSERSTATTCMMSLNADRRRDSTVVQVNLPADLESLLQQPWCTPAIKKKVLRISELLNKLPPESSVVITSANAVLTELFTHHGSGTFFKNTEPIKKYQNLADVDLKRLNELLRRSFGRVLKDDYWERLQGRLNTLYLSEGYNAAAIVTNEQVDGMPYLDKFSVSTQIQEEGQGTSEMLWEHVRRDFKSLFWRSRGSNKINPWYFKRSEGSWSDGQWTVFWYGVSQPKLSYELVDFAAKLPSSFTEDDDIGSKASIAE; encoded by the exons ATGCAGATCCTTCTGCAGAAGAAGGCGTCCTTCTGGCACCGCCGCATGCACTGTCTGCTGATGTACTCCGCCTCCGAGTGCGCCTCCAGCAGCAAGACGGGCTCAGCCACGTCACCTGAGCTACAGCGGAAGCGTCTGCTCAAGACGTCTAGTGCCTTATCTCAATGTCCCGTTCACGGGATGCTCACCGCCAAGCCCCTGTCTCCAGATGAGCAGGGTGCGCGCAGTAAAGCCACTGGCCAAGGAGGTGCCAAGGAAGAAAGCAGCGTGGGGTACGCCTGTCAGAAGTGGCTACACGACAGCACTGAAAGCAAAGACGGGTTGTCGTACCTTCGCTCTGACGTCAGCATGAGCGATAACAGACCGAGCTCGATTGGCCGCGCGAGCCTGGCGAAGGCAAACGCTGCTCGTCACGGAGGAGCAACTGTTGGCGAGGCCTCCCACTTCTCGTGCGGTCTCGTCGGCTGTGAGTGCCAAACGGTTTCTAACACCCCTCCCAGATTTGTAGGCATATGGAAGAGTAAGCTGGACAGTACCTATAGTCATGCCGAGAAGGCCTGGAAGGGTGGAGCGACTGGTTTTACACCAGGAAAAAAGGACGCGGATGGGCCGAAACTGCAGTGCTCCTGTCAAAACAGTCGTTTTGCTCTCTGCAAGGATGGAAGTGAAGTGTACTGGGTGAACAGTTTTCAAAAAGCTGGTAATACAAACACAAATTTCGCTCAAAATGCTGCTAGGAAGTACAGCGCCGGACTGCTCTCGGCGTCTCTCAACAAGAAGTTTAGCCCGACCCAGCCAGTTGGACGGTGTGGCTATGCGACGTCTGCAGCACAGCCAGTGATCGAGCGATCGCCGGCCGTGGTGTCAAAGACGAGTCGCGTGATGGCTACACTGCAGTCTGCGTACATGCTGCCCATGTCCTTCATGAACGGAGCAGCTCACGACCTGAAGAGATTCCTGGAAGAG GTTGGCACAGACCCTAAGGAGGCACGCTATTGGCTGAAACAGTTCCAGCGTTCCACTGATGCAGACCACCCGTTTGCTGTTGTACAGGTGGACCAGGAGGTGTTCACTAAACCTGAGATG CTTGAGGGTCTAGGGTCGTGCCTGGCGTTCCTACATCGCCACGACATGAAGCCAGTTATCGTGCACGGATGCACCGTACCGGAGGAAGTGGAGATGACTCCACAAGTTTTGTAT AATGTGAAGAACCAGCTGGTAGAAGACAGTATGCGGATGGTGAACGTGCTGGAGGCCCAGGGCGCCCCCGCTCGCCCGCTCTTCAGCGGAGGCTGCATCCTGGAGGCCGAGCCGAAGAACCCTCTCAG TGCTGACTTGAGGGGAGTTGTTAAGGAGGTTAACCCAGAACCACTGAAGTGGTGTTTGAG ATCTGGACACATCCCTGTCATCAGCACCCTCGGAGAGACGTCTACCGGACAGGTCATGACCATCGACTCCTCCGAGGCCACCGAGCAGATCTCACAGATCCTCGCCCCCCTCAAAGTCATGTTCTTAAACACCCAGGGGGGCATTGTGGACAGGGGTGACCAG CACCAGACTATGGAATTGCTCACAGGGAGTGAGCGCTCTACcgctactacatgtatgatgtcaCTTAATGCAGATAGGAGACGTGACTCG ACTGTTGTTCAAGTGAATCTTCCCGCCGATCTAGAAAGTCTTCTACAGCAGCCCTGGTGCACTCCAGCTATCAAAAAGAAG GTGCTGCGTATATCAGAACTGCTGAACAAGCTGCCTCCCGAGTCCTCTGTGGTCATCACATCAGCCAATGCTGTGCTGACTGAGCTCTTCACCCACCATG GATCAGGGACGTTCTTCAAGAACACAGAACCCATCAAGAAGTACCAGAACCTGGCAGATGTGGATCTGAAGCGTCTGAACGAGCTCCTTCGCAG GTCTTTTGGCCGAGTTCTGAAGGACGACTACTGGGAGAGACTGCAGGGTCGACTGAACACATTGTACCTGTCTGAGGG GTACAATGCTGCTGCCATTGTGACCAATGAGCAGGTGGATGGAATGCCATACCTGGACAAGTTTTCTGTCAGCACACAGATACAG GAGGAA GGCCAGGGTACCAGTGAGATGCTGTGGGAACATGTGCGGCGGGACTTCAAGTCTCTCTTCTGGCGTTCACGAGGGAGCAACAAGATAAACCCATG GTACTTCAAGAGATCTGAAGGCAGCTGGAGTGATGGACAGTGGACAGTGTTCTGGTACGGAGTGTCCCAGCCCAAACTGTCCTACGAACTGGTCGACTTTGCTGCAAAGCTGCCGTCTTCCTTTACAGAGG ATGATGACATTGGTTCCAAGGCATCGATTGCAGAATGA
- the LOC118405606 gene encoding N-acetylglutamate synthase, mitochondrial-like isoform X3 — protein sequence MQILLQKKASFWHRRMHCLLMYSASECASSSKTGSATSPELQRKRLLKTSSALSQCPVHGMLTAKPLSPDEQGARSKATGQGGAKEESSVGYACQKWLHDSTESKDGLSYLRSDVSMSDNRPSSIGRASLAKANAARHGGATVGEASHFSCGLVGCECQTVSNTPPRFVGIWKSKLDSTYSHAEKAWKGGATGFTPGKKDADGPKLQCSCQNSRFALCKDGSEVYWVNSFQKAGNTNTNFAQNAARKYSAGLLSASLNKKFSPTQPVGRCGYATSAAQPVIERSPAVVSKTSRVMATLQSAYMLPMSFMNGAAHDLKRFLEEVGTDPKEARYWLKQFQRSTDADHPFAVVQVDQEVFTKPEMLEGLGSCLAFLHRHDMKPVIVHGCTVPEEVEMTPQVLYNVKNQLVEDSMRMVNVLEAQGAPARPLFSGGCILEAEPKNPLSADLRGVVKEVNPEPLKWCLRSGHIPVISTLGETSTGQVMTIDSSEATEQISQILAPLKVMFLNTQGGIVDRGDQHQTMELLTGSERSTATTCMMSLNADRRRDSTVVQVNLPADLESLLQQPWCTPAIKKKVLRISELLNKLPPESSVVITSANAVLTELFTHHGSGTFFKNTEPIKKYQNLADVDLKRLNELLRRSFGRVLKDDYWERLQGRLNTLYLSEGYNAAAIVTNEQVDGMPYLDKFSVSTQIQGQGTSEMLWEHVRRDFKSLFWRSRGSNKINPWYFKRSEGSWSDGQWTVFWYGVSQPKLSYELVDFAAKLPSSFTEDDDIGSKASIAE from the exons ATGCAGATCCTTCTGCAGAAGAAGGCGTCCTTCTGGCACCGCCGCATGCACTGTCTGCTGATGTACTCCGCCTCCGAGTGCGCCTCCAGCAGCAAGACGGGCTCAGCCACGTCACCTGAGCTACAGCGGAAGCGTCTGCTCAAGACGTCTAGTGCCTTATCTCAATGTCCCGTTCACGGGATGCTCACCGCCAAGCCCCTGTCTCCAGATGAGCAGGGTGCGCGCAGTAAAGCCACTGGCCAAGGAGGTGCCAAGGAAGAAAGCAGCGTGGGGTACGCCTGTCAGAAGTGGCTACACGACAGCACTGAAAGCAAAGACGGGTTGTCGTACCTTCGCTCTGACGTCAGCATGAGCGATAACAGACCGAGCTCGATTGGCCGCGCGAGCCTGGCGAAGGCAAACGCTGCTCGTCACGGAGGAGCAACTGTTGGCGAGGCCTCCCACTTCTCGTGCGGTCTCGTCGGCTGTGAGTGCCAAACGGTTTCTAACACCCCTCCCAGATTTGTAGGCATATGGAAGAGTAAGCTGGACAGTACCTATAGTCATGCCGAGAAGGCCTGGAAGGGTGGAGCGACTGGTTTTACACCAGGAAAAAAGGACGCGGATGGGCCGAAACTGCAGTGCTCCTGTCAAAACAGTCGTTTTGCTCTCTGCAAGGATGGAAGTGAAGTGTACTGGGTGAACAGTTTTCAAAAAGCTGGTAATACAAACACAAATTTCGCTCAAAATGCTGCTAGGAAGTACAGCGCCGGACTGCTCTCGGCGTCTCTCAACAAGAAGTTTAGCCCGACCCAGCCAGTTGGACGGTGTGGCTATGCGACGTCTGCAGCACAGCCAGTGATCGAGCGATCGCCGGCCGTGGTGTCAAAGACGAGTCGCGTGATGGCTACACTGCAGTCTGCGTACATGCTGCCCATGTCCTTCATGAACGGAGCAGCTCACGACCTGAAGAGATTCCTGGAAGAG GTTGGCACAGACCCTAAGGAGGCACGCTATTGGCTGAAACAGTTCCAGCGTTCCACTGATGCAGACCACCCGTTTGCTGTTGTACAGGTGGACCAGGAGGTGTTCACTAAACCTGAGATG CTTGAGGGTCTAGGGTCGTGCCTGGCGTTCCTACATCGCCACGACATGAAGCCAGTTATCGTGCACGGATGCACCGTACCGGAGGAAGTGGAGATGACTCCACAAGTTTTGTAT AATGTGAAGAACCAGCTGGTAGAAGACAGTATGCGGATGGTGAACGTGCTGGAGGCCCAGGGCGCCCCCGCTCGCCCGCTCTTCAGCGGAGGCTGCATCCTGGAGGCCGAGCCGAAGAACCCTCTCAG TGCTGACTTGAGGGGAGTTGTTAAGGAGGTTAACCCAGAACCACTGAAGTGGTGTTTGAG ATCTGGACACATCCCTGTCATCAGCACCCTCGGAGAGACGTCTACCGGACAGGTCATGACCATCGACTCCTCCGAGGCCACCGAGCAGATCTCACAGATCCTCGCCCCCCTCAAAGTCATGTTCTTAAACACCCAGGGGGGCATTGTGGACAGGGGTGACCAG CACCAGACTATGGAATTGCTCACAGGGAGTGAGCGCTCTACcgctactacatgtatgatgtcaCTTAATGCAGATAGGAGACGTGACTCG ACTGTTGTTCAAGTGAATCTTCCCGCCGATCTAGAAAGTCTTCTACAGCAGCCCTGGTGCACTCCAGCTATCAAAAAGAAG GTGCTGCGTATATCAGAACTGCTGAACAAGCTGCCTCCCGAGTCCTCTGTGGTCATCACATCAGCCAATGCTGTGCTGACTGAGCTCTTCACCCACCATG GATCAGGGACGTTCTTCAAGAACACAGAACCCATCAAGAAGTACCAGAACCTGGCAGATGTGGATCTGAAGCGTCTGAACGAGCTCCTTCGCAG GTCTTTTGGCCGAGTTCTGAAGGACGACTACTGGGAGAGACTGCAGGGTCGACTGAACACATTGTACCTGTCTGAGGG GTACAATGCTGCTGCCATTGTGACCAATGAGCAGGTGGATGGAATGCCATACCTGGACAAGTTTTCTGTCAGCACACAGATACAG GGCCAGGGTACCAGTGAGATGCTGTGGGAACATGTGCGGCGGGACTTCAAGTCTCTCTTCTGGCGTTCACGAGGGAGCAACAAGATAAACCCATG GTACTTCAAGAGATCTGAAGGCAGCTGGAGTGATGGACAGTGGACAGTGTTCTGGTACGGAGTGTCCCAGCCCAAACTGTCCTACGAACTGGTCGACTTTGCTGCAAAGCTGCCGTCTTCCTTTACAGAGG ATGATGACATTGGTTCCAAGGCATCGATTGCAGAATGA
- the LOC118405606 gene encoding N-acetylglutamate synthase, mitochondrial-like isoform X1 produces MQILLQKKASFWHRRMHCLLMYSASECASSSKTGSATSPELQRKRLLKTSSALSQCPVHGMLTAKPLSPDEQGARSKATGQGGAKEESSVGYACQKWLHDSTESKDGLSYLRSDVSMSDNRPSSIGRASLAKANAARHGGATVGEASHFSCGLVGCECQTVSNTPPRFVGIWKSKLDSTYSHAEKAWKGGATGFTPGKKDADGPKLQCSCQNSRFALCKDGSEVYWVNSFQKAGNTNTNFAQNAARKYSAGLLSASLNKKFSPTQPVGRCGYATSAAQPVIERSPAVVSKTSRVMATLQSAYMLPMSFMNGAAHDLKRFLEEVGTDPKEARYWLKQFQRSTDADHPFAVVQVDQEVFTKPEMLEGLGSCLAFLHRHDMKPVIVHGCTVPEEVEMTPQVLYNVKNQLVEDSMRMVNVLEAQGAPARPLFSGGCILEAEPKNPLSADLRGVVKEVNPEPLKWCLRSGHIPVISTLGETSTGQVMTIDSSEATEQISQILAPLKVMFLNTQGGIVDRGDQHQTMELLTGSERSTATTCMMSLNADRRRDSTVVQVNLPADLESLLQQPWCTPAIKKKVLRISELLNKLPPESSVVITSANAVLTELFTHHGSGTFFKNTEPIKKYQNLADVDLKRLNELLRRSFGRVLKDDYWERLQGRLNTLYLSEGYNAAAIVTNEQVDGMPYLDKFSVSTQIQTDEKARAREGEYYYQEQLEGQGTSEMLWEHVRRDFKSLFWRSRGSNKINPWYFKRSEGSWSDGQWTVFWYGVSQPKLSYELVDFAAKLPSSFTEDDDIGSKASIAE; encoded by the exons ATGCAGATCCTTCTGCAGAAGAAGGCGTCCTTCTGGCACCGCCGCATGCACTGTCTGCTGATGTACTCCGCCTCCGAGTGCGCCTCCAGCAGCAAGACGGGCTCAGCCACGTCACCTGAGCTACAGCGGAAGCGTCTGCTCAAGACGTCTAGTGCCTTATCTCAATGTCCCGTTCACGGGATGCTCACCGCCAAGCCCCTGTCTCCAGATGAGCAGGGTGCGCGCAGTAAAGCCACTGGCCAAGGAGGTGCCAAGGAAGAAAGCAGCGTGGGGTACGCCTGTCAGAAGTGGCTACACGACAGCACTGAAAGCAAAGACGGGTTGTCGTACCTTCGCTCTGACGTCAGCATGAGCGATAACAGACCGAGCTCGATTGGCCGCGCGAGCCTGGCGAAGGCAAACGCTGCTCGTCACGGAGGAGCAACTGTTGGCGAGGCCTCCCACTTCTCGTGCGGTCTCGTCGGCTGTGAGTGCCAAACGGTTTCTAACACCCCTCCCAGATTTGTAGGCATATGGAAGAGTAAGCTGGACAGTACCTATAGTCATGCCGAGAAGGCCTGGAAGGGTGGAGCGACTGGTTTTACACCAGGAAAAAAGGACGCGGATGGGCCGAAACTGCAGTGCTCCTGTCAAAACAGTCGTTTTGCTCTCTGCAAGGATGGAAGTGAAGTGTACTGGGTGAACAGTTTTCAAAAAGCTGGTAATACAAACACAAATTTCGCTCAAAATGCTGCTAGGAAGTACAGCGCCGGACTGCTCTCGGCGTCTCTCAACAAGAAGTTTAGCCCGACCCAGCCAGTTGGACGGTGTGGCTATGCGACGTCTGCAGCACAGCCAGTGATCGAGCGATCGCCGGCCGTGGTGTCAAAGACGAGTCGCGTGATGGCTACACTGCAGTCTGCGTACATGCTGCCCATGTCCTTCATGAACGGAGCAGCTCACGACCTGAAGAGATTCCTGGAAGAG GTTGGCACAGACCCTAAGGAGGCACGCTATTGGCTGAAACAGTTCCAGCGTTCCACTGATGCAGACCACCCGTTTGCTGTTGTACAGGTGGACCAGGAGGTGTTCACTAAACCTGAGATG CTTGAGGGTCTAGGGTCGTGCCTGGCGTTCCTACATCGCCACGACATGAAGCCAGTTATCGTGCACGGATGCACCGTACCGGAGGAAGTGGAGATGACTCCACAAGTTTTGTAT AATGTGAAGAACCAGCTGGTAGAAGACAGTATGCGGATGGTGAACGTGCTGGAGGCCCAGGGCGCCCCCGCTCGCCCGCTCTTCAGCGGAGGCTGCATCCTGGAGGCCGAGCCGAAGAACCCTCTCAG TGCTGACTTGAGGGGAGTTGTTAAGGAGGTTAACCCAGAACCACTGAAGTGGTGTTTGAG ATCTGGACACATCCCTGTCATCAGCACCCTCGGAGAGACGTCTACCGGACAGGTCATGACCATCGACTCCTCCGAGGCCACCGAGCAGATCTCACAGATCCTCGCCCCCCTCAAAGTCATGTTCTTAAACACCCAGGGGGGCATTGTGGACAGGGGTGACCAG CACCAGACTATGGAATTGCTCACAGGGAGTGAGCGCTCTACcgctactacatgtatgatgtcaCTTAATGCAGATAGGAGACGTGACTCG ACTGTTGTTCAAGTGAATCTTCCCGCCGATCTAGAAAGTCTTCTACAGCAGCCCTGGTGCACTCCAGCTATCAAAAAGAAG GTGCTGCGTATATCAGAACTGCTGAACAAGCTGCCTCCCGAGTCCTCTGTGGTCATCACATCAGCCAATGCTGTGCTGACTGAGCTCTTCACCCACCATG GATCAGGGACGTTCTTCAAGAACACAGAACCCATCAAGAAGTACCAGAACCTGGCAGATGTGGATCTGAAGCGTCTGAACGAGCTCCTTCGCAG GTCTTTTGGCCGAGTTCTGAAGGACGACTACTGGGAGAGACTGCAGGGTCGACTGAACACATTGTACCTGTCTGAGGG GTACAATGCTGCTGCCATTGTGACCAATGAGCAGGTGGATGGAATGCCATACCTGGACAAGTTTTCTGTCAGCACACAGATACAG ACTGATGAAAAGGCTAGGGCCAGGGAAGGGGAGTATTACTACCAAGAGCAACTAGAG GGCCAGGGTACCAGTGAGATGCTGTGGGAACATGTGCGGCGGGACTTCAAGTCTCTCTTCTGGCGTTCACGAGGGAGCAACAAGATAAACCCATG GTACTTCAAGAGATCTGAAGGCAGCTGGAGTGATGGACAGTGGACAGTGTTCTGGTACGGAGTGTCCCAGCCCAAACTGTCCTACGAACTGGTCGACTTTGCTGCAAAGCTGCCGTCTTCCTTTACAGAGG ATGATGACATTGGTTCCAAGGCATCGATTGCAGAATGA